CATCTCGCTCCTCAAGAAACTCCCAGAAATGTTCGAGAGGATCGACATTgtgaagcaaaaatttgaagaagttGACAAACTCATCAACACACTCATGGCTGTGGCCAAGTGCATTGTTGATTTCACCATGCTTCCTCCCCATTACGTTACTCCAGACACGCCTGAAATGAAGAGCGCAATCACTCTTATTCCCACAGCTACTTACTGGACAATCAGAAGCATTGTTGCATGTGCTGCACAGACTGCAGGCCTCGTTGGAGTCGGCCATGAGTATGCCACACCGTCTCCTACTTTTGGTAATCGAACTTAGCTAACCAACCATTCttagtttcttctctccaacatTTGATCAGGTATTTAGCATCAGCATCTGAGTCATGGGAGCTGTCTAATTTGACCCATAAGATCGACAGCATACGGAAGCATCTTGAAGAGCTGCTTCGTGCTTGTCATCATTACATAAGTGAGGCTTCTGTAGCTCTCTAAACTTCAATTCTTTCCCTGTTTTTGGTCGTGTTTGTGATTGATTGATACACAGATGAGAAGATGCATCAAGAAGCGTATGCGAACCTGGTTCGACTTTTCGAGATACCCCACATTGACAACCACAAGATTCTGAAGGCTTTGATTTTCTCCAAGGATGATAAGCCGCCCCTCATCGATGGTCAAAGCAAGGAAAAGGTGGGTCCTCAGTTTTCCCTTTTCTAACAAACCGGACACACATTATAACGAGAATATCTAAAGTACTCCACACATTCTATTTGGGTTTCAAACTTTAATCACAACATCACAGGCTACCCTCGAAGTGCTGCGAAAGAAAAATGTGTTGCTCCTCATCTCTGACCTGGACCTGACCACAGTGGAGCTTTCAATGCTGGAACAAATCTACAGGGACTGTATAAACAACAAAAGTAGAGCAGAGAGCGATTACGAGGTGGTGTGGATGCCAATTGTGGAGTCCCCATGGACAGATGAGAAACAGAAGAAATTCGAACGGTTATTGGGGATGATGCCATGGTACTCGGTGGCGCATCCTTCAATGATCGAATCTGCCGTCGTGGAGTACATACGACAGGTATGGAAATTTGTCAAAAAGCCTCTCTTGGTGGTCTTGGACCCTCGAGGCAAAGTGGTTAATACCAACGCCTTCCATATGATGTGGATTTGGGGAAACTTGGCCCACCCTTTCACAAGCGCTCGAGAGGATTCACTTTGGAAAGAAGAGACTTGGAGACTCGAGCTGTTGGTGGATTCAGTGGAGCCCCAAGTGTTCCAATGGGTATTGTATTCCCCATAGACTCCTTAATCTCAACCAAATTGAACGCACTTTTCCAATCTTCATATAATCTCACTCACTCTGCTCCTGTAAATTCAGATAGAAACAGGGAAATACATATGCATTATAGGAGGGGAAGATCTGGCATGGATAAGAAGCTTCAGCAGAAACGTGGTGGAAGTAGCGAAGGACGCCGGGATAGAATTGGAGGTACTCTACGTAGGGAAGAGCAATCCAGGAGGAAAAATAAGGAAGAACATGGCCGCAATTTTAGAAGACAAATTGATCCACACCCTGGAAGATCCGACCCTGATTTGGTTCTTCTGGGTGAGGTTAGAGAGCATGTGGTACTCGAAAACACAGAGAGGGAGCACAATCCATAACGATCCCATAATGCAAGAGACAATGACGATGATGAGCTTGGACAGTGGCGGGCAGGGGTGGGCGGTGATGAGCAAGGGGTCAACCGACATGCTTCGAGCCAAAGCCGAGATCATAAGCAATGTGGTGGATGGGTACGAAAAGCGCTGGAAGGTGAATGCGAAGGAGAAAGGATTCATGGCTGCTATGAGGAAAGAGCTTGAGGATACCCACACTCCCGAGCATTGCAACCGCTTGATTCTGCCTTCTTCGAATGGCACCATTCCAGAGAAGATCGTTTGTTCGGAATGTGGTACCGCCATGGAAAAGTTCATTATGTATCGCTGCTGCAACGATTGAGTTAATCCTAAGAACGGAAGCAACCTAATTTAGAACACTGGAAGAGTTGAAGCGGAGTTCTGAGTCCATCCTAAAGAAAGGGAGTGAGTTTGTTGTTTGCAGTGTGGTTTGTTTGTGTAATTCAAGTACTTTTAATTCCATGGATGCATGGAACTGAAGATTCTTTTCCAATTCCGTTATTACGTACCATTCagatcaaatttatatttatacttATCTACTCAACCCATATGCTTCCGACTTTCTACGGAAAGAGAGTAGTAACCAACAGACCTAATTGATTCTATTCATAGGCTTTTTTCTTGATCGTCAGAAATAATTAAGTCTTTATCATCCCCTATCTATTAAACAACTATAATCGGCTTCCATTAGATTTCCCTTCTACTTCATTGCAGTATATCCATTCCGTCTTTGAAAGGCATACATTTGACTGTTGGAATTAAACACAGGCGGTGATAACAGCTTCATACaagtataaattttgtatcttTAAGAATGAGTCCGACAGGTCGTCATATGCTAGgaattacttaattttttctGTCAGACACCCACATTAGGGGGATTCCAGACTAGTCCAATGCGGCAAATCTAGCCTAAATATTATTGGGTATATCCTGATCCGATTAGGGATCTAAAGGTATTATTTCTGAAGATACTGGGGAGTAATACCATTATTTTTCTGAAGAACGTTCATTGAAATACAACTTTCAAGAAAACCACTGACCGGCGGAGGTTTTCAGTTTCAGAGACACATCCATGGTTTCTCTTAATTAcatttaaactatatatttgCATTTACCCCCATGTACGATTAGATCTCATGTTGAATACATTTAAGCATCTGTAAACTTGCAAACGAATCAAAATCATTTCCTCCAATCAGGTGatataattgaaaacaaaatttaaaataacagtAAAGCGACTactaataaaaaagattattagTGAAAGTTTCGTCAGACAGTTCAAGACAAAAAATTGTTAGAGAATTGGAAGTTATAATACGTAGGAAAGTACtagaaaaataggaaaatagGAAGGAAATCTTTAGGAAAATAGGAAAGATTAATGAAATAGCATTAGAAAAATAGGAAGGAAAGTTTGATCTTGTAAAAGTAACTGTACCAGGAGACAGGTAGCAGAGTGCAATAGGAATTTACACAACGCTGTTTAATACTGGcaaatttaaatcaatttatgCTTCGGAAACATGAACATCCATCATTTGAATCTGAAAGAGTTCACCAGTAAGAAGCAACAATTAAAGCAATTAATTTAACGACAGGTCAGTAAACCCTAGATTTCGAAAAGCAAATGTCTCAACGTCAAACCAGCAAAGCTACAAGTCACAAAACACTCATATCTTGACTCCGATTCAAACGAAGTCGATTAGGTTTGAAGAGTTGGAATTAATGTACGCCTTCGTTGACACGTCCATCTGGATATAAAACCCACCGATGAACGCAACGCCTATCAAAGGCGATACAACAccaaaaagtttaaaacaaaCATTGCAAGCAGAAGCAAAAATCAATAAGCCAATGAAAACGAgcagggaaagaaaagattgaaGACCCCAATAGTTCCGTAGTCACCAAATTTCGGGAACAAAGTCCCAACAATGGTCGCAGATGCGGCAGTCGAGAGTGATAGAACTTTAGGGTTTAGGTGCTTTATTTATAGGAAATCGCGGAGCAATGACGAGCGGAAAAAATGGAACTCCGTTGGTGTGCTTGGGCTTCTGGTTTCTCTTGACTAGAATTTCAGATCCGGCccaattcaaaaatattgtattaaaaaaagtaaaaaaaatgtttttaaaacataaaggaaaataaatttgcCCCCATGCAGGATCGAACTACAGACCTTCAGTTTACAAGACTgacgctctaccactgagctatagGGGCTAGTTGACATTTTCCTGTTTATGCTCCTAATACAAGGTTTAACAATCAGTCGCACGCTCAAAATTGATCAAACGAGGAGATACATGTAATTTCATCGCATCAGATTACTTCTCAAAGAGATTTAGTCGTCTTCGCATCGCAACACCATCTCCAACTCCTGGCCTTGTTCTCCTGCATTCCTGCGTCGCGTTTTGTTGATCATTCTGCGGAATTATAATCTGTTGAGACGACGAGCTTTTCAAGCTAAGGGAAGAAGATGGTGAAAGTAGCGACGTTCTTTGCAATGTCATTAGGGGCCTTTGTATTCTGGCAGTCGATGGATAAACTCCATGTTTGGATCGCTCTCCGTCAAGACGAAAAGGTTCTGTTTCGATTTTCCCCCTTCAGATTTCTCCAATTTTCTGGTACTTATAGTTAATTATTCAATTGAATTCCATTTCTCCATAGAAGAGtaggaaaagagaaaaccctAGGTGGCAAGTCTTCGGCAGCTTAGCTTTGAATGCGATATTTCATATAACTTTTGTTAATTAGAAATTTGTGGTTGATGTTCTTTTGGCTTGCTGAACATTGGATAAACTGTTTTGAATCTATTTGCAATTCTTTTGGAATGTAAATCATAACCATTTATAAGGTATCGCTGTGTTCCACTTTGGTGTTTCAGAAAGAGAGATTGGAAAGGGAAGCAGAGATCAGAAGAGTTAGAGAAGAGCTACTGCAACAAGCGAAACAGAACGACTCTCTTGCTTGACTTTTAACGCTTCTTGACCGGTGGCCTTCCGtcctcttttttgtttttctgtaCTTTCTGTTGCTGTTATCGGTATTGATCGATCAGCTTAGACTCTACACATTTTATAAGTATCGGTTGTCCGTTCTACAACAATGATAATGGGGTGGCCTATAAATGGTCGATTACTCATTTCTACACCTTCCCTGCTTATCAAATCATAAGCAATGCTCATTTCAATATGGAGCCTTGctttttgaataattgaaattcCTGAACTTGACTCTCTGTTGTGTTCTTACCTTTGTCTTTGGGATGAGAATCTGTTTGCTTTGGGTTCAGGAGTTATCAAATTCCTGTTTCAGTTGATGAACAGATACCAATACAGCTATCTAAAGGTTGCTTTTCTTGAGCAAACGTTCCTTGTATGGAGAAAAATTGCATCTGCATCTTGATTCACCTGGAAAAGATTCTCTATATAATCTTTTAGCTCCTTTTAGTTTCTTGTTGAGATAAACCGATACTCATTTTACtgcatgttttttaaaatccgGTTGTAGTGTTGACATGCTTGCTTGTCTCTTGATCAGTCCCTGTTTTGTTTATCCATGTTAGATGAGAGTTCCTTGTTTCTTGATATCTGTTCATCATTTCAT
The nucleotide sequence above comes from Cucurbita pepo subsp. pepo cultivar mu-cu-16 chromosome LG11, ASM280686v2, whole genome shotgun sequence. Encoded proteins:
- the LOC111804898 gene encoding protein SIEVE ELEMENT OCCLUSION B-like, encoding MQAMAAAAPRKSSLVKQDRHLFATRDENAFTKQVLATHSEEPLELPVNPLLGLVEKIFLRAKLNTHQGTTRAQLEAIEDRSPGPTDLLDLLNFVSFTINRVSNEIRYRCSRAGDTHTVTMEVLNLLSNWPWDAKVVLALAAFAINYGEFWLLAQQSTTDFLAKDISLLKKLPEMFERIDIVKQKFEEVDKLINTLMAVAKCIVDFTMLPPHYVTPDTPEMKSAITLIPTATYWTIRSIVACAAQTAGLVGVGHEYLASASESWELSNLTHKIDSIRKHLEELLRACHHYINEKMHQEAYANLVRLFEIPHIDNHKILKALIFSKDDKPPLIDGQSKEKATLEVLRKKNVLLLISDLDLTTVELSMLEQIYRDCINNKSRAESDYEVVWMPIVESPWTDEKQKKFERLLGMMPWYSVAHPSMIESAVVEYIRQVWKFVKKPLLVVLDPRGKVVNTNAFHMMWIWGNLAHPFTSAREDSLWKEETWRLELLVDSVEPQVFQWIETGKYICIIGGEDLAWIRSFSRNVVEVAKDAGIELEVLYVGKSNPGGKIRKNMAAILEDKLIHTLEDPTLIWFFWVRLESMWYSKTQRGSTIHNDPIMQETMTMMSLDSGGQGWAVMSKGSTDMLRAKAEIISNVVDGYEKRWKVNAKEKGFMAAMRKELEDTHTPEHCNRLILPSSNGTIPEKIVCSECGTAMEKFIMYRCCND
- the LOC111804906 gene encoding uncharacterized protein LOC111804906, whose translation is MVKVATFFAMSLGAFVFWQSMDKLHVWIALRQDEKKERLEREAEIRRVREELLQQAKQNDSLA